In Verrucomicrobiota bacterium, a single window of DNA contains:
- a CDS encoding SulP family inorganic anion transporter has protein sequence MGASQFQRRLRRILRGSGLRLLPLRQHLRSYRAGLLSRDAVAGISTALLGVPQSLAYAVIAGLPLHYGLMCAAVAGLVAPFFTGSRFTILGPTNATALMVFSYFATHPFLAQRQEELVPIICLLAGLFLIVGALFRVAEMVQYISRSVVVGYITGAAILIMGNQLRHVLGVDQAMETSGGSFFGMLFATLAAVPATNWMALGLAALTLVLYFGGRKWRPGWPIFALSLVVVSAVYALFQALGWGPSVETFVAFTADDLEPEHVNLFSAQGLEDLSVLMGVSLAVAFLASLENSVMSKSLASRTGDTVRINQDMFCVGVTNVIGSWFAGMPASGSLTRSALNYHSGAVSPLAGFLAGGLCLVGALLVGPLVPFIPKPVLAALVMGIAVSLFNRSQLRICLRATRSDAVVLVTTVLATLLVPLHVAIFLGVAVAVAFYLHKSSRPELVEYEFNEAGELAERNLSNDRAIPEISIVHVEGELYFGAAELFRDQIRRLARDPNLKVIVLRMRNARHLDATSVMALMELDAFMKEEERHLLLSGVTNSVLWVLKNSRLLEVIGKENVFPNHPNNPNVATRNALIRAQQILGTEEAEIRIFFDPNAKPPD, from the coding sequence ATGGGTGCAAGCCAATTTCAGCGTCGGCTGCGCAGGATCTTGCGCGGCAGCGGGCTGCGCTTGCTCCCCCTTCGCCAGCACCTCCGATCGTATCGCGCGGGTCTCCTCTCGAGGGACGCGGTCGCGGGGATCAGCACCGCTCTTCTCGGCGTGCCCCAGAGTCTGGCCTACGCCGTGATCGCGGGGCTGCCGCTCCACTATGGTCTGATGTGCGCGGCGGTGGCTGGCCTGGTCGCCCCCTTCTTCACCGGGAGTCGCTTCACCATCCTGGGGCCGACCAATGCGACAGCCCTCATGGTCTTCAGCTATTTCGCGACCCATCCCTTCTTGGCGCAGCGACAAGAGGAGCTGGTGCCCATCATCTGCCTCTTGGCCGGTCTTTTCCTGATCGTGGGAGCGCTCTTTCGGGTGGCCGAGATGGTGCAATACATCAGCCGGAGTGTGGTGGTGGGCTACATCACGGGTGCCGCCATCCTCATCATGGGGAACCAGCTTCGCCATGTGCTGGGCGTGGACCAGGCCATGGAGACGAGCGGTGGCAGTTTTTTCGGAATGCTCTTCGCCACCCTGGCTGCCGTGCCGGCCACCAATTGGATGGCGCTGGGCCTGGCCGCCTTGACTTTGGTCCTCTACTTTGGGGGGCGGAAGTGGCGTCCCGGGTGGCCGATTTTTGCGCTCAGCTTGGTGGTGGTGTCGGCGGTCTATGCGCTTTTTCAAGCGCTGGGGTGGGGGCCCTCGGTCGAGACCTTCGTCGCGTTCACGGCGGATGACCTGGAGCCCGAGCATGTGAATCTGTTCTCGGCGCAGGGTCTGGAGGATTTGTCCGTCCTGATGGGGGTCTCCTTGGCGGTCGCGTTTTTGGCCTCGCTCGAGAACTCGGTTATGTCCAAGAGTCTGGCCAGTCGGACGGGCGATACCGTGCGGATCAATCAGGACATGTTTTGCGTGGGCGTGACCAATGTCATCGGCTCTTGGTTCGCTGGAATGCCCGCCTCGGGCTCGCTCACCCGCTCGGCGCTCAACTACCATTCCGGGGCGGTCTCTCCGCTGGCTGGATTCCTAGCCGGGGGGCTTTGTCTGGTGGGGGCGCTTTTGGTGGGGCCGCTGGTTCCCTTCATTCCCAAGCCGGTTTTGGCCGCTCTCGTGATGGGAATCGCGGTCTCGCTTTTCAATCGGAGCCAACTCCGCATTTGTCTGAGGGCGACCCGCTCGGATGCCGTGGTCCTGGTGACGACGGTCTTGGCCACCCTCCTGGTGCCGCTCCACGTGGCCATTTTTCTGGGCGTGGCGGTGGCGGTGGCCTTTTACCTCCACAAATCCAGTCGCCCGGAGTTGGTGGAATATGAATTCAATGAGGCGGGGGAGCTAGCCGAGCGGAATCTTTCAAACGACCGAGCGATCCCCGAGATCTCCATCGTTCACGTAGAAGGCGAGCTTTATTTCGGGGCGGCGGAACTCTTTCGCGATCAGATCCGACGCTTGGCCCGCGATCCCAATCTCAAGGTGATCGTCCTGCGCATGCGCAACGCGCGCCATCTGGATGCCACCAGTGTCATGGCCTTGATGGAGTTGGACGCTTTTATGAAGGAGGAAGAGCGCCATCTTCTGCTCAGCGGAGTCACCAACTCGGTCTTGTGGGTCTTGAAAAACTCCCGACTTCTGGAGGTGATTGGCAAGGAGAATGTCTTCCCCAACCATCCCAACAACCCCAACGTGGCCACCCGGAACGCCCTCATCCGGGCCCAACAAATCTTGGGAACGGAGGAGGCGGAGATCCGGATTTTCTTCGATCCGAATGCCAAGCCGCCCGACTAA
- the serA gene encoding phosphoglycerate dehydrogenase has translation MDKKTVLVADPISPVGIDNLLADPDLEVDVRIGISPEDLLADAAQYDGIIVRSQTKITAEVLEKAKRLQAVGRAGVGVDNIDIAAASDRGVVVMNTPSGNTISTAEHAFTLMMSLARRIPQAHASIVEGRWERKKFQGVELYDKTLAILGMGRIGTEFARRAMAFGMRVVAYDPYLSANRARLLRVELSNTVEEAIREADFITMHMPMTAETQHMLNAERIKLLKPDCRIVNCARGGLIDEQALLEALREERIGGVALDVFEVEPPAADYELLQFPNVVFTPHLGASTDEAQENVGIEIAQTIASYLKDGTVVNSVNMPSIDEKTLGEIGPYLKLAESLGRLLSQTAPSHAEKLTITYAGKVSELETSLISRAALSGFLQKTFGKTGVNYINVPGLAKNLGLEVAESTATNSSEYTEVISLRVKGESLTREVVGTLFAGVPRIVRLDGIPVEVKAEGHLLMLRNTDTPGMIATIGRILGDHQINIAHMFLSRETAGGQALTVLSLDSRPEESVLKELEDVSGIKGATAVDL, from the coding sequence ATGGACAAAAAAACGGTTCTCGTAGCCGATCCCATTTCGCCCGTAGGCATCGACAATCTCTTGGCGGATCCCGACCTCGAAGTGGACGTCCGCATCGGGATCTCTCCCGAGGATCTCCTAGCGGACGCCGCCCAGTATGACGGCATCATCGTCCGGAGTCAGACCAAGATCACGGCCGAGGTCCTGGAGAAGGCCAAGCGACTCCAGGCCGTGGGCCGAGCGGGGGTCGGAGTCGACAACATCGACATCGCGGCCGCCTCTGACCGGGGCGTCGTCGTCATGAACACGCCTTCGGGCAACACCATCTCCACCGCCGAGCACGCCTTCACCCTCATGATGTCGCTGGCTCGCCGCATCCCCCAAGCCCACGCCTCCATCGTGGAGGGCCGTTGGGAGCGAAAGAAGTTCCAAGGGGTCGAGCTTTATGACAAAACCCTGGCCATCCTCGGGATGGGCCGGATCGGGACCGAGTTTGCCCGCCGAGCCATGGCCTTCGGTATGCGCGTGGTGGCCTACGATCCCTACCTCTCCGCCAACCGGGCGCGTCTTCTGCGCGTCGAATTGTCCAACACCGTGGAAGAAGCCATCCGGGAAGCCGATTTCATCACCATGCACATGCCCATGACGGCTGAGACCCAGCACATGCTCAACGCCGAGCGAATCAAGCTGCTCAAGCCGGATTGTCGCATCGTGAACTGCGCCCGGGGCGGCTTGATCGATGAACAGGCGCTTCTGGAAGCCCTGCGAGAGGAGCGGATCGGAGGCGTGGCCTTGGACGTCTTCGAGGTGGAGCCCCCGGCCGCGGACTACGAACTTCTTCAGTTCCCGAACGTCGTTTTCACCCCTCACCTCGGGGCCTCGACCGATGAAGCTCAGGAAAACGTCGGGATCGAAATCGCCCAGACCATCGCCTCCTACCTCAAGGACGGCACCGTGGTGAACTCGGTCAATATGCCGAGCATCGACGAGAAGACGCTCGGCGAAATCGGCCCCTACCTCAAACTCGCCGAATCCCTGGGCCGCCTGCTCTCGCAAACCGCCCCCAGCCACGCGGAGAAATTGACCATTACCTACGCCGGCAAAGTCAGCGAACTCGAGACCTCGCTCATCTCCCGCGCGGCTCTCTCGGGCTTCCTCCAAAAGACCTTTGGCAAGACAGGCGTGAACTACATCAACGTGCCCGGCCTCGCCAAAAACCTGGGCTTGGAAGTCGCAGAATCCACCGCCACCAACTCCTCCGAATACACCGAAGTCATCAGCCTGCGGGTCAAAGGGGAATCACTCACGCGCGAAGTGGTCGGGACGCTCTTCGCCGGGGTGCCCCGGATTGTGCGCCTGGATGGGATTCCCGTGGAGGTCAAGGCCGAGGGCCACCTCCTCATGCTCCGCAATACCGACACGCCAGGCATGATCGCCACCATCGGCCGGATCCTGGGCGATCATCAGATCAATATCGCGCACATGTTCCTCAGTCGCGAAACTGCCGGAGGCCAGGCCCTCACCGTTCTCAGCCTGGACAGCCGCCCTGAGGAAAGCGTCCTCAAGGAATTGGAGGACGTCTCCGGGATCAAGGGAGCCACCGCCGTTGACCTATGA
- the ilvD gene encoding dihydroxy-acid dehydratase yields the protein MSQDLESRPSLDRFYSSKLVDPVERAASRAMLHAVGFQREDFKKNKVGVASTWAEVTPCNVHLNKLAAESAKGVNAAGGKAVQFNTITISDGISMGTDGMRYSLVSREVIADSIETVIGCELMDGFVAIGGCDKNMPGCAMAMARLDRPSVFVYGGTILTGKHRGKDVDIVSTFEAVGQHANGLIDDAELQAIEECSIPGAGSCGGMYTANTMACAIEALGLSLPNSSAQNAVSHDKLRDCFDAGAAVLNLIRLGIRPSDILSKESFENAITMVTATGGSTNAVLHLLAIAHTAGIELSLDDFTRIGAKTPVLGDLKPSGKYFMSDLVAIGGTIPLFKMLLAEGMLHGDCLTVTGRTLRENLEKSPLEYPADQTIIRGFDQPIKKDGHLVILYGNLAPEGSVAKISGKEGLSFTGQAKVFESEEGALDAILNDQIVKGDVIVIRTEGPKGGPGMREMLSPTSAVMGKGLGKEVALITDGRFSGGSHGFVVGHITPEAWTGGPIGLLQDGDEITIDAEKRELSVKLSEAELADRKANWVQPPPPVERGVLAKFAKLAASASNGAVTDKFL from the coding sequence ATGTCTCAGGATCTCGAATCTCGCCCTTCCCTCGATCGGTTTTACTCGTCCAAGTTGGTCGATCCTGTCGAGCGGGCTGCCAGCCGCGCCATGCTCCATGCCGTCGGCTTCCAGCGGGAGGACTTCAAGAAAAACAAGGTGGGGGTGGCGTCCACCTGGGCCGAGGTCACGCCCTGCAATGTCCACCTCAACAAGTTGGCCGCCGAATCGGCCAAGGGCGTGAACGCGGCCGGGGGCAAGGCGGTGCAATTCAATACCATCACCATCTCAGACGGCATCTCCATGGGGACTGATGGCATGCGCTACTCGCTGGTCTCAAGGGAGGTCATTGCCGACTCCATCGAGACGGTCATCGGCTGTGAACTCATGGATGGGTTTGTGGCCATTGGCGGTTGCGACAAAAATATGCCGGGCTGTGCCATGGCCATGGCGCGGCTGGATCGGCCCAGCGTCTTTGTCTACGGGGGCACCATTCTCACGGGGAAGCATCGGGGGAAGGACGTGGACATCGTCTCGACCTTCGAAGCCGTCGGCCAGCACGCCAATGGCTTGATCGATGACGCGGAGCTGCAAGCGATTGAGGAGTGTTCCATCCCCGGCGCGGGGTCTTGTGGCGGCATGTACACCGCCAACACCATGGCTTGCGCCATCGAGGCGCTCGGCCTGAGCCTACCCAACAGCTCGGCCCAGAATGCAGTCTCCCACGACAAGTTGCGCGATTGTTTCGACGCGGGTGCGGCCGTGCTCAATCTCATCCGACTCGGCATACGCCCGAGCGATATTCTCTCCAAGGAGTCCTTTGAGAATGCCATCACCATGGTCACGGCCACCGGCGGCTCCACCAATGCCGTGCTTCATCTTTTGGCCATTGCCCATACCGCGGGGATCGAGCTTTCCCTGGACGATTTCACCCGCATCGGGGCCAAGACTCCTGTTCTGGGCGACCTCAAGCCGAGCGGGAAGTATTTCATGAGCGACTTGGTCGCCATCGGCGGAACCATCCCCCTTTTCAAAATGCTCTTGGCCGAAGGCATGTTGCACGGCGACTGCCTCACGGTCACGGGTCGGACGCTGCGCGAGAATCTGGAGAAGAGCCCACTGGAGTATCCTGCTGACCAGACCATCATCCGCGGTTTTGACCAACCCATCAAGAAGGACGGCCACCTCGTGATCCTTTATGGCAACCTCGCTCCCGAGGGGTCGGTCGCCAAAATCAGCGGCAAAGAGGGCTTGTCCTTCACGGGCCAGGCCAAGGTCTTCGAAAGCGAGGAAGGGGCGCTCGACGCCATCCTGAACGATCAAATCGTGAAGGGGGATGTCATCGTCATCCGGACGGAAGGGCCCAAGGGCGGGCCGGGCATGCGAGAAATGCTCAGCCCCACTTCGGCGGTCATGGGCAAGGGCCTGGGCAAGGAAGTGGCGCTTATCACGGATGGGCGATTTTCAGGGGGGAGCCACGGCTTCGTAGTGGGCCACATTACGCCTGAGGCTTGGACGGGCGGGCCGATCGGGCTTTTGCAGGATGGGGATGAAATCACGATCGATGCCGAAAAGCGGGAGCTGAGCGTGAAATTGAGCGAGGCGGAACTGGCCGACCGCAAAGCCAACTGGGTGCAACCGCCGCCGCCCGTGGAACGAGGGGTCTTGGCCAAGTTCGCCAAACTGGCAGCGAGCGCCTCGAACGGAGCCGTTACGGACAAGTTTCTCTAG
- a CDS encoding ribonuclease HII — MPDLTLEQEALAGGAERVAGIDEAGRGPLAGPVIAAAVVLPPDFLCPRLDDSKKLSEKVREALYFELMEAPGVAWGVASTSPEEIDELNIFQATTQAMRRAVEGLVPAADFALIDGRALQGFPLAHRGVVKGDSLSLSIAAASVIAKVSRDRVMVDADKRFPGYGFAKHKGYGTAEHLEALRRLGPCPLHRQTFAPVAHASRSRRVHPG; from the coding sequence ATGCCTGATTTGACTCTGGAGCAGGAGGCCCTCGCAGGTGGGGCCGAGCGGGTGGCCGGGATCGATGAAGCGGGTCGGGGACCTCTGGCCGGGCCCGTCATCGCGGCGGCGGTCGTTTTGCCTCCCGACTTTCTTTGCCCACGACTGGATGACTCCAAAAAGCTGAGCGAGAAGGTGCGGGAAGCGCTCTACTTCGAGCTGATGGAGGCGCCCGGAGTGGCTTGGGGGGTGGCCTCGACTTCTCCGGAGGAGATTGATGAGCTGAATATTTTCCAAGCGACCACCCAAGCCATGCGACGCGCGGTCGAGGGGCTGGTGCCGGCGGCCGACTTCGCCCTCATCGATGGGAGGGCGCTTCAGGGTTTTCCCTTGGCCCATCGCGGCGTGGTCAAGGGAGATTCCCTCTCCTTGTCCATCGCGGCCGCCAGCGTCATCGCGAAGGTTTCCAGAGATCGAGTGATGGTGGATGCAGACAAACGATTTCCCGGCTATGGCTTTGCCAAGCACAAGGGATATGGGACTGCCGAGCATTTGGAAGCGCTTCGTCGATTGGGCCCCTGTCCGCTCCATCGCCAGACGTTTGCCCCCGTCGCTCACGCAAGCCGCTCCCGCCGAGTGCACCCCGGCTGA
- a CDS encoding YraN family protein gives MPPSLTQAAPAECTPAELGRWGERLAARFLAESGLKVLRRNFRARHGGELDLVCREGKVLVFVEVKTRRSDFHGRPIEAIDEEKRRLLIRGAMEWLRHLHYPDVFYRFDVVEVLAPPGQAPEIQHVPNAFQTTERHYR, from the coding sequence TTGCCCCCGTCGCTCACGCAAGCCGCTCCCGCCGAGTGCACCCCGGCTGAGCTGGGGCGCTGGGGAGAACGCTTGGCGGCCCGGTTTTTGGCTGAGTCGGGTTTGAAGGTCTTGCGAAGGAATTTTCGGGCGCGTCACGGCGGCGAGCTGGACTTGGTTTGCCGAGAGGGGAAGGTGCTGGTCTTTGTGGAGGTCAAGACGCGTCGGTCTGACTTCCACGGCCGTCCCATCGAGGCCATCGACGAAGAGAAGCGACGCCTTCTCATCCGCGGGGCCATGGAATGGCTCCGTCATTTGCACTATCCGGATGTTTTTTATCGATTCGATGTGGTGGAAGTCCTGGCGCCTCCCGGCCAGGCGCCCGAGATCCAGCACGTGCCCAATGCCTTCCAAACGACCGAACGCCACTATCGCTGA
- a CDS encoding LL-diaminopimelate aminotransferase has product MAYLNEHFLKLKAGYLFPEIGRRVSAFSQAQPEVASRLIRCGIGDVTEPVPQAARDAMKAAVDELGTREQFRGYGPEQGYAFLREAIAEKAYQARGVEVAADEIFVSDGSKCDSGNILDIFGPGNRIAITDPVYPVYVDTNVMIGNTGPADESGAYQGLVYLPCHAENGFVPAIPEEPVDLIYLCYPNNPTGATATREQLAAWVAYAKAHQAILLYDAAYEAFIQEESVPRSIYEIEGARDCAIEFRSFSKNGGFTGVRCAYTVVPKGLLAYTRAGEALPLHPLWNRRMSTKFNGASYPVQRGAEALFSEAGQAEVTALVDHYMGNAALLREVCQELELRVFGGLNAPYVWVQCPEGVGSWEMFDRMLQEAQVVITPGAGFGAAGEGYFRISAFNSRENVEEVCRRMKALSLATVS; this is encoded by the coding sequence ATGGCCTACCTCAACGAACATTTCCTCAAGCTCAAAGCCGGTTACCTCTTTCCAGAGATCGGGCGTCGGGTCAGCGCTTTCAGCCAAGCGCAACCCGAGGTGGCCTCGCGCCTCATTCGTTGTGGCATCGGAGACGTGACCGAGCCCGTCCCCCAAGCCGCTCGCGATGCCATGAAGGCGGCCGTCGATGAGTTAGGCACTCGCGAACAGTTCCGAGGCTATGGACCCGAGCAAGGCTACGCCTTTCTCCGGGAAGCCATTGCGGAGAAGGCCTACCAAGCGCGGGGCGTGGAGGTGGCGGCCGACGAGATTTTCGTCTCCGATGGGTCCAAGTGCGATAGCGGGAACATTCTGGACATCTTCGGCCCCGGCAATCGAATCGCCATCACCGACCCGGTCTACCCGGTGTATGTGGACACCAACGTCATGATCGGCAACACCGGCCCCGCCGACGAGAGCGGAGCCTACCAAGGCCTGGTCTACCTCCCTTGCCATGCGGAAAACGGCTTCGTGCCCGCCATCCCAGAGGAGCCAGTGGATCTCATCTACCTCTGCTACCCGAACAACCCGACCGGGGCCACCGCCACCCGAGAGCAGTTGGCCGCCTGGGTGGCCTACGCCAAGGCCCACCAAGCCATTCTCCTTTACGACGCCGCCTACGAGGCCTTCATCCAAGAGGAGAGCGTCCCTCGTTCGATCTATGAAATCGAGGGAGCGCGCGACTGCGCCATCGAGTTCCGTTCCTTCTCCAAGAACGGTGGCTTTACTGGAGTGCGCTGCGCCTACACCGTGGTGCCAAAAGGCCTCCTGGCCTATACCCGGGCGGGCGAGGCCTTGCCCTTGCACCCGCTTTGGAATCGCCGCATGAGCACCAAGTTCAATGGCGCCAGCTACCCCGTGCAACGGGGGGCCGAAGCCCTCTTCAGCGAGGCCGGGCAAGCCGAGGTGACGGCCTTGGTGGACCACTACATGGGCAATGCCGCGCTCCTGCGCGAGGTCTGCCAAGAATTGGAATTGCGGGTCTTCGGCGGCCTGAACGCTCCCTATGTCTGGGTCCAGTGTCCGGAAGGAGTGGGCAGTTGGGAAATGTTTGACCGCATGTTGCAGGAAGCTCAGGTCGTCATCACTCCCGGGGCCGGCTTCGGCGCGGCTGGAGAAGGCTACTTCCGGATCTCGGCTTTCAATAGCCGCGAGAACGTGGAAGAAGTCTGCCGCCGGATGAAAGCCCTCTCATTGGCCACCGTCAGCTAG
- the lipB gene encoding lipoyl(octanoyl) transferase LipB, whose product MAATLETRWLGRMDYAEALALQESLVEERRAGHIGDTLLLLEHEPVYTIGRTRDKSSLLQAALLPHPVVEISRGGQATYHGPGQLVGYPLLDLTERGRDLHAHLRLLEELLIRCSQKLGAQASSREGLTGVWVEDRKLASIGVGVRKWISLHGFAINVEAQSLEGFRHITPCGLSEVVMSHLSAEVGRPISTQSFAELVAQEFQKRLADGGQ is encoded by the coding sequence ATGGCCGCCACGCTCGAAACTCGTTGGCTGGGCCGCATGGACTACGCTGAAGCCCTCGCCCTCCAAGAATCGCTGGTGGAAGAACGCCGGGCCGGCCACATTGGCGACACCCTCCTTCTGCTGGAACACGAGCCCGTCTACACCATTGGTCGCACCCGAGACAAATCCAGCCTCCTCCAGGCGGCGCTTCTCCCCCACCCGGTGGTGGAAATCAGCCGCGGCGGCCAGGCCACCTACCATGGCCCTGGACAACTCGTGGGCTACCCCCTCCTCGACCTGACGGAGCGGGGACGCGATCTCCATGCGCATCTCCGGCTCTTGGAAGAACTCCTCATCCGGTGCAGCCAAAAGCTCGGCGCCCAGGCTTCCAGCCGGGAGGGACTGACTGGCGTCTGGGTAGAAGACCGCAAGCTAGCCAGCATCGGCGTGGGCGTCCGCAAATGGATCAGCTTGCACGGTTTCGCCATCAATGTGGAAGCCCAAAGCTTGGAAGGCTTTCGTCACATCACTCCCTGCGGCCTGTCAGAGGTGGTCATGAGCCACCTGAGCGCCGAAGTCGGTCGCCCCATCTCGACCCAGTCCTTTGCCGAACTGGTAGCCCAAGAGTTTCAAAAGCGCCTAGCTGACGGTGGCCAATGA
- a CDS encoding tetratricopeptide repeat protein, with amino-acid sequence MKRVVALLVVTACALAGSRAQEGEAAPAPLDFTTLYQAIGQAFDGGDYSQVIALVEQMRENFGNSAQAQPVLESLRPLVALSYGFQGLFEEGLPEMEAALDLAEVNPQQKEILLFFYGTALLQRQEWPQAREVFYDFFQTPGYDPARRREALLMAGTTFLLDGEPEKGAEFLGKFRERIREVDPESAGRALVLQLTALLQANDLERATQLVAETQVAEEEIAQLVSFHSLLLQLGSRWMKLDQPGQALLVLRQVWKRERLIYFQEERLAVLEKQVEALAEREGRQGEWLQLERMRSKVERELAQVRDHLEFDAALQLRLAKCYYDLGRSMQAALLMREILERLEASPLTESVIVSLMELWLQTGRASDCLTAGETYRRKFQGEEAPSLAQVAYLEGLAHEDLRDYARAKSSFLSVVADFPEAEVAPRAAFMAGYMALMEEHYQEAVEQFASLLETYPQDPMAEDASYWTGMAWFFAEDYLACRQALSDYLGKVAAGEMAGTSQVAAEFRMAYCTFSLADYEAAIEELESWLQRNGKSGLASEAKVLLGDSFLALGQIEEGIEVYATIPSEETTWFEEGWFKTGKALKALGELTRFEGHYQEFVQNHAESLRVTEALHWLGWAQAKRGDSEGARATYWEAIRDYGGQASHHAIEEVFLALAKYYSEEPESWVRQLEALAEESDQTTLQLRCHWALGHALAGTRPERSQAAFLRAAQGVEVMDHNPRILADCAEAAVAAGEWEVAETLYTGLRRWHPNSLQVAGAYAGLAQLAIARREPRQAMQFLVEARERAFDPTLREEATLQLAALHREEGESPQAEALLSGLLEETGTSVRGRAESLLLLGDLRQQDGRLLEAAASYERVYLAFGRHLDLVAEAYWRRADLLENQLSRATEAREVLREMVNRPELASQAQTEAARERLQTLNALTEDG; translated from the coding sequence ATGAAACGAGTTGTTGCCCTTTTGGTCGTCACCGCCTGCGCCCTGGCCGGCAGTCGCGCCCAGGAGGGCGAGGCCGCGCCGGCCCCGCTCGACTTCACCACCCTCTACCAAGCCATTGGGCAGGCCTTTGATGGCGGGGACTACTCGCAAGTCATCGCCTTGGTGGAGCAGATGCGGGAGAACTTCGGGAACAGCGCCCAAGCCCAACCCGTTTTGGAATCGCTCCGTCCCCTTGTGGCCTTGTCCTATGGCTTCCAGGGGCTCTTTGAGGAGGGGCTGCCGGAGATGGAGGCCGCCTTGGACCTGGCCGAGGTCAACCCGCAGCAGAAAGAGATTCTGCTTTTCTTTTATGGCACGGCTCTTCTTCAGCGACAGGAGTGGCCGCAGGCGCGGGAGGTTTTTTACGACTTCTTTCAAACCCCTGGCTATGACCCGGCCCGGCGTCGGGAAGCGCTTCTGATGGCGGGGACCACCTTTCTCCTGGACGGAGAACCGGAGAAGGGAGCCGAGTTCCTGGGGAAATTCCGTGAGCGAATTCGTGAGGTCGATCCCGAGTCGGCCGGGCGGGCCCTCGTTCTCCAGCTGACAGCGCTGCTGCAGGCCAACGACCTGGAGCGGGCCACCCAGTTGGTGGCAGAGACCCAAGTGGCGGAGGAGGAGATTGCCCAGTTGGTCAGCTTTCATTCCCTGCTCTTGCAGCTGGGCAGTCGCTGGATGAAATTGGACCAACCGGGCCAAGCCCTCTTGGTGCTCCGCCAAGTCTGGAAGCGCGAACGGCTGATTTACTTTCAGGAAGAGCGCTTGGCGGTTCTCGAGAAACAAGTGGAGGCGCTCGCCGAACGGGAGGGGCGCCAAGGCGAGTGGCTGCAACTCGAGCGCATGCGCAGCAAGGTCGAGCGGGAATTGGCCCAAGTCCGAGACCACCTCGAGTTCGACGCGGCCCTCCAACTCCGCCTCGCGAAGTGCTACTATGACCTGGGTCGCTCCATGCAAGCAGCTCTTCTCATGCGGGAAATTCTCGAGCGATTGGAGGCCAGTCCTCTGACCGAGTCGGTCATTGTCTCGCTCATGGAATTGTGGCTCCAGACGGGTCGCGCGAGCGACTGCTTGACGGCCGGGGAGACCTACCGGCGGAAATTCCAAGGCGAAGAGGCTCCCAGCCTGGCCCAAGTGGCCTACTTGGAGGGCTTGGCTCACGAGGATTTGCGCGACTACGCCCGCGCCAAGTCAAGCTTCCTGAGCGTGGTGGCAGACTTTCCGGAGGCGGAAGTGGCTCCCCGAGCCGCCTTCATGGCGGGCTACATGGCTCTGATGGAGGAGCACTATCAGGAAGCGGTTGAGCAATTTGCCTCCCTGCTGGAAACCTATCCGCAAGACCCCATGGCGGAGGATGCCAGTTACTGGACGGGCATGGCGTGGTTCTTTGCGGAGGACTATCTGGCTTGCCGCCAAGCATTGAGCGACTACCTCGGGAAGGTGGCGGCGGGGGAGATGGCGGGAACTTCCCAAGTGGCGGCGGAATTTCGCATGGCTTACTGCACCTTCTCTCTGGCGGACTACGAAGCGGCCATTGAAGAGCTGGAAAGTTGGCTGCAACGGAATGGGAAGAGCGGCTTGGCCAGTGAAGCCAAGGTTCTCCTGGGCGATTCTTTTTTGGCGCTTGGGCAAATAGAAGAAGGGATCGAGGTTTACGCTACCATTCCGAGCGAGGAGACGACCTGGTTTGAGGAGGGGTGGTTCAAAACGGGCAAAGCGCTTAAGGCCTTGGGCGAGCTGACCCGGTTCGAAGGGCACTACCAAGAGTTTGTCCAGAATCATGCCGAGAGTCTCCGCGTGACCGAGGCGCTTCACTGGCTGGGCTGGGCCCAGGCCAAGCGGGGGGATAGCGAGGGCGCGCGGGCCACCTACTGGGAAGCCATCCGCGATTATGGTGGCCAGGCCAGCCATCATGCGATCGAAGAGGTGTTCTTGGCCTTGGCCAAATACTATTCCGAAGAGCCAGAGAGCTGGGTGCGCCAGCTGGAGGCGCTGGCCGAGGAAAGCGATCAAACGACCCTCCAGTTGCGCTGCCATTGGGCCCTCGGGCACGCTTTGGCTGGAACCCGGCCGGAGCGAAGCCAAGCGGCTTTTCTGCGAGCGGCCCAAGGGGTCGAAGTCATGGACCACAACCCCAGGATTCTGGCCGACTGCGCCGAAGCAGCAGTGGCAGCCGGCGAGTGGGAGGTGGCGGAAACGCTCTACACCGGGCTCCGGCGCTGGCACCCCAATTCCCTACAAGTGGCGGGCGCCTACGCGGGCTTGGCTCAGCTGGCGATCGCTCGCCGGGAGCCTCGACAGGCCATGCAATTTCTGGTGGAGGCGCGGGAGCGGGCCTTTGACCCAACGCTCAGAGAAGAGGCTACGCTCCAGTTGGCGGCCTTGCATCGCGAGGAGGGAGAGAGCCCCCAGGCCGAAGCGCTCTTGTCTGGACTTTTGGAGGAGACGGGGACCAGCGTGCGCGGTCGGGCCGAGAGTCTTTTGCTCTTGGGCGATCTCCGGCAGCAGGATGGGCGACTTTTGGAAGCGGCCGCCAGCTATGAGCGGGTCTACCTGGCCTTTGGGCGCCACCTCGACTTGGTGGCGGAGGCTTACTGGCGCCGGGCGGATCTTTTGGAGAACCAGCTGAGCCGGGCCACGGAAGCCCGGGAGGTGCTTCGGGAAATGGTCAATCGCCCAGAGCTGGCCTCGCAAGCTCAGACCGAGGCGGCGCGGGAACGTCTCCAAACTCTCAACGCACTGACCGAAGATGGGTAA